In Ascaphus truei isolate aAscTru1 unplaced genomic scaffold, aAscTru1.hap1 HAP1_SCAFFOLD_1042, whole genome shotgun sequence, the following are encoded in one genomic region:
- the LOC142474991 gene encoding E3 ubiquitin/ISG15 ligase TRIM25-like has product MASADLREELTCPICLSTYTQPVTLRCGHNFCQGCIGSVWDSQEGSGLYTCPECRAEFQGRPALQRNLKLCNIMERFFSTQPEQEEAVIFCTYCDSSVPAAKTCLQCEVSLCDIHLKKHSKSEEHVLTEPTTSLKNRKCPIHKKLLECYCTEDAACICLSCCVFGEHRGHQVESLNEASEKKKEKLRNVLKKLTSVREETEKRAQSLQEQRREVQEKAAGVTDRVTALIRGIKEQLEVLEKRALSEITRWEEQVSLPVSNLIQQLEIKKNELSRKILHIEELCNITDPLTVLQGRESDNADFCEAEEGGNEDREREGNKVPAVGDLYEVLIPLTLQRLSDIVTDLIAKSGIYVQEASGILLDVNTAANDVSVSGDLKTASWSETDQLRPDTPERFRDYQVLSTRSFSSGQHYWEVEISESGYRWVGISYPSIERKVRQSLIGHNKKSWGLRMWDNNHTVIHDSIRTRIYPESPLQRLRIYLDYEAGRLSFYQMCDPIRHLHTVTATFTEPLHAAFWVYDNGWVRIRS; this is encoded by the coding sequence ATGGCGTCTGCTGATCTAAGAGAGGAGCTAACCTGCCCCATCTGCCTGAGCACTTATACCCAGCCTGTAACGCTGAGATGTGGGCATAACTTCTGCCAGGGCTGTATTGGGAgtgtgtgggattcccaggagggATCTGGACTTTATACCTGTCCTGAATGCAGAGCAGAGTTTCAGGGGCGTCCTGCACTGCAGAGGAATCTGAAGCTGTGTAACATAATGGAACGTTTCTTTTCTACTCAGCCGGAGCAGGAGGAGGCTGTGATCTTTTGCACTTACTGTGACTCCTCTGTACCCGCTGCTAAAACATGTCTGCAGTGTGAAGTCTCCCTGTGTGATATTCACCTAAAGAAACACAGCAAGTCAGAGGAACACGTCTTAACTGAGCCAACCACTTCCTTAAAGAACAGGAAATGTCCCATCCACAAGAAGCTCTTGGAGTGTTACTGCACTGAGGATGCTGCCTGTATCTGTTTGTCCTGCTGTGTGTTTGGAGAGCACAGGGGACACCAGGTGGAGTCGCTGAATGAGGCCTctgagaagaagaaggagaaacTGAGAAATGTTCTGAAGAAACTGACCTCAGTGAGAGAGGAGACTGAGAAAAGAGCCCAGAGTCTGCAGGAACAGAGGAGAGAAGTGCAAGAAAAAGCAGCTGGGGTAACAGACCGAGTCACTGCCCTGATTAGGGGCATCAAGGAACAGCTGGAAGTCCTAGAGAAGCGAGCCCTGAGTGAGATCACCAGGTGGGAAGAGCAGGTTTCTCTCCCAGTCTCTAATCTAATCCAGCAGCTGGAAATTAAGAAGAACGAGCTGTCCAGGAAGATACTTCACATTGAGGAGCTGTGCAACATCACTGATCCATTAACTGTCTTACAAGGACGGGAATCAGACAATGCTGACTTCTGTGAGGCTGAGGAGGGAGGTaatgaggacagagagagagagggtaataaGGTCCCTGCTGTAGGGGATTTGTATGAGGTTCTGATCCCACTGACCTTACAGAGATTATCTGATATTGTGACTGATCTAATAGCAAAGAGCGGAATCTATGTGCAGGAGGCTTCAGGCATATTACTGGATGTAAATACAGCTGCTAATGATGTATCTGTATCAGGTGACCTGAAAACTGCATCCTGGTCAGAAACAGACCAGTTACGCCCGGATACACCAGAGAGATTTAGGGATTATCAGGTTTTAAGCACCAGAAGTTTTTCCTCAGGACAACATTACTGGGAAGTGGAGATCAGTGAATCAGGGTACAGGTGGGTGGGGATTTCCTATCCCAGTATAGAAAGGAAAGTACGTCAGTCCCTCATAGGACATAATAAGAAGTCCTGGGGTTTGCGCATGTGGGATAATAATCATACAGTGATACATGACTCAATACGTACACGGATATATCCCGAGTCTCCCTTGCAGAGATTACGAATATACCTGGACTATGAGGCTGGGCGGCTGTCCTTTTATCAGATGTGTGACCcgatcagacacttacacaccgtCACTGCCACCTTCACTGAGCCTCTTCATGCTGCGTTCTGGGTATATGATAATGGCTGGGTCAGAATCAGGAGCTAG